TCTTCGTTGGTATTGCGCTTCCACATTTGCCCACGAAGCATTTACTTCTTCTTCCATAGCTACCATCGTATCATATTTTCCGGTAAACCATGAAAATCCAATGAGTCCCAAGACCACTATAGCCGCAATTCCTATTAATAAATTTCTCATATTTTCTGATTTAATTAAGTTATCGATAAAAGTAGGCAAAAAAAGAGGCTTTCAAATCTGAAAGCCTCCTCTTTTAAGCTTTATTAGTCAATCAATTCAACACTTCGTTTTAAGAAAGCGCTTAATTTTTCACCTTTTAATAAGTTTTGAGAAAGCAATGCCAAATCAATAGCTTGTTGTGCCAAACTTGATTTTTTATCTGCATCTACTTCTACCAAAATCTTACTGGTTAACGGGTGATTGGCATTCACTACTAAATTATACATATCCGGGAAATTGCTCATTCCCATCATACCGCCACCCATGGCTTGTTGATCTTTCATTCTACGCATAAACTCTGGCTGTGTAATAATCACAGGCGCATCATTTTCAGTCAGCGCTTCGAATTGAACGGTATAAGATTGTTTGTCTACCAATTGCTCTACCACTTCTTTCAATTCTTTCTCCTGATCTTCAGATAAGTTAGATGCCACTTCCTCATCTTTCTTGATCAATTTATCGATCGTATCCGAATCAACACGCACAAATGAAGCATTCTCCAATTTTGTTTCCAGGAACTGTACATAATGCGGAGTTAATGGCGTATCAAATACCAATACATCATAGCCTTTGTTTTTTGCACTTTCTACAAATACGTGTTGTTCTTCGGCATTATCAGAATACAAGTACACCAATTTGTTATCCTTATCCGTTTGGTTTTCCTTGATTTTCTCTTCGTACTCAGCTAATGTCGCATATGTATTGTCTGTGCTCTTTAACAACAATGATTTTTTAATTCTATCAAAGAATTTTTCATCCGTTAACGCACCATACTCCATAAATACTTTGATGTCGTCCCATTTAGACTCAAAATCAGCGCGGTCTTTCTTAAACATAGAAGCCAATTTGTCGGCAACTTTTTTAGAGATATGAGATGAAATTTGTTTCACCTGCTTGTCCTCTTGTAAGTAAGAACGAGAAACGTTTAATGGAATGTCCGGAGAATCAATCACCCCGTGTAAGATCGTTAAGAACTCAGGAACGATGTTTTCCACGTTATCGGTAATAAACACCTGATTCGAATACAAGCTGATCTTGTTTTTCTGTACCTGAATATTATT
This genomic interval from bacterium SCSIO 12643 contains the following:
- the htpG gene encoding molecular chaperone HtpG, translating into MAKGKIKVESGNIFPVIKKFLYSDHEIFLRELVSNAIDASLKLKALKQAGEFSGDVDDLRVEVKIDNDAKTLTISDNGIGMTEEETKKYLNQMAFSGAEEFLEKYEKEGKEAGIIGHFGLGFYSAFMVAKEVEVNTKSYKDADAVQWTCNGDPEYNMKKITKENRGTDIVLHLDDDSLEFLEESRIGGILNKYCKFLPIEIKFGTKSESYDDPSGEKDENGNVKQLQRQVDNIINNPTPAWTKKPADLEADDYKNFYRELYPATFEEPLFHIHLNVDYPFNLTGILYFPKLSNNIQVQKNKISLYSNQVFITDNVENIVPEFLTILHGVIDSPDIPLNVSRSYLQEDKQVKQISSHISKKVADKLASMFKKDRADFESKWDDIKVFMEYGALTDEKFFDRIKKSLLLKSTDNTYATLAEYEEKIKENQTDKDNKLVYLYSDNAEEQHVFVESAKNKGYDVLVFDTPLTPHYVQFLETKLENASFVRVDSDTIDKLIKKDEEVASNLSEDQEKELKEVVEQLVDKQSYTVQFEALTENDAPVIITQPEFMRRMKDQQAMGGGMMGMSNFPDMYNLVVNANHPLTSKILVEVDADKKSSLAQQAIDLALLSQNLLKGEKLSAFLKRSVELID